In a genomic window of Physeter macrocephalus isolate SW-GA chromosome 14, ASM283717v5, whole genome shotgun sequence:
- the LOC102984038 gene encoding serum basic protease inhibitor-like, whose amino-acid sequence MSQLCLSAALLVLLGTLVAGTLGSEATTRPRPVFCLEPPYTGPCKVKIIRYFLYFRYFHDTKSGFCETFVYGGRNAKNNNFKMGEDCVRTCGEVAAMSFETVD is encoded by the exons ATGAGTCAGCTCTGCCTCTCTGCAGCCCTTCTCGTCCTCCTGGGCACCCTGGTGGCCGGCACCCTGGGGAGTGAAGCCACCACCAGGCCCAGG CCTGTCTTCTGCCTAGAGCCTCCATACACGGGTCCCTGCAAGGTCAAAATCATCAGGTACTTCCTGTACTTCAGGTACTTCCATGACACCAAGTCCGGGTTCTGTGAGACCTTTGTATATGGTGGCCGCAATGCTAAGAACAACAACTTCAAGATGGGGGAGGACTGCGTGAGGACCTGCG gaGAAGTGGCAGCAATGTCCTTTGAAACCGTGGACTGA